In Methylovirgula sp., a single genomic region encodes these proteins:
- a CDS encoding MFS transporter, whose product MELASSDQMIDHAGTVLTSRLRLVFASAFGALLEWYDFYIYAALAGNLSVLFFAQGNSTIAFLSSLATFGVGFLVRPIGALFFGRLGDTIGRKYTFLMTIVLMGAATIGVGVLPSYAQIGVAAPILLVLLRLLQGFALGGEVGGAATYLAEHAPPKRRGLYTSSLQTTATLGLLLAIAVVAVIRMSLSPEAFQQWGWRVPFLISGFLLIVSLRLRLKLAESPTFQKLESEGHLSAAPIARSLGRWENVKLILIMLFSSASGIGVIFGTGHFFSMFFLQYTLKLPPNLVSLYFAIALVCAVPFYFIFGGLSDRIGRKWIMMIGCLLFSASVLPIFGGLTHFGNPALEHFRRTTPVVVHASQCHGWINLGAQSECDRVRSFLTTTGVVYRVEPPSSAVVSVTVGSVSLPGHDIPAITRGLQQAGWSNHADPARINAAGVVVLMWILVLFLTMIYGPAAAFMVELFPADVRYTSLSLPFHVGAGWFGGMLPLVVAALGAASGDIYFGLWYPVGVSAVSFIIGALAMPETLRMDINRYTPASTRRL is encoded by the coding sequence ATGGAATTAGCTTCGTCGGATCAGATGATTGATCATGCTGGGACCGTTCTGACGTCTCGGCTGCGGTTGGTTTTCGCGTCAGCCTTCGGTGCACTGCTCGAATGGTATGATTTCTATATTTATGCCGCGCTGGCCGGCAATTTGAGCGTTCTGTTTTTCGCACAGGGGAACTCGACGATCGCGTTCCTCTCGAGTCTTGCGACTTTCGGCGTGGGCTTTCTAGTTAGGCCGATTGGTGCGCTCTTTTTCGGCAGACTGGGCGATACGATCGGACGCAAATATACTTTCCTGATGACGATCGTTCTGATGGGGGCTGCAACAATCGGCGTCGGGGTCTTGCCATCCTACGCTCAGATAGGCGTCGCGGCTCCGATATTGCTCGTGCTGTTGCGGCTTTTGCAGGGTTTCGCCCTCGGCGGCGAGGTTGGCGGCGCGGCGACCTATCTCGCCGAGCATGCGCCACCGAAACGGCGTGGCCTTTATACGAGTTCGCTGCAGACAACGGCTACGCTCGGTCTTTTGCTCGCGATTGCTGTCGTTGCCGTGATCCGCATGTCGCTCAGCCCAGAGGCATTCCAGCAATGGGGATGGCGTGTGCCATTCCTAATCTCTGGCTTCTTGCTCATTGTTTCTCTGCGATTACGTCTCAAGCTGGCCGAATCGCCAACTTTCCAGAAGCTTGAAAGCGAGGGCCATCTGTCGGCGGCGCCGATCGCCCGCAGCCTGGGACGCTGGGAAAACGTGAAGCTTATTCTCATCATGCTCTTCAGCAGTGCCTCGGGGATCGGCGTGATATTCGGAACGGGGCATTTCTTCTCGATGTTCTTCCTACAATATACGCTCAAGCTTCCGCCCAATCTCGTCAGCCTGTATTTTGCGATCGCGCTCGTTTGCGCAGTCCCATTCTACTTCATTTTCGGTGGCCTCTCGGATCGTATCGGCCGGAAGTGGATTATGATGATCGGCTGTCTGCTATTCAGCGCAAGCGTGCTGCCGATTTTTGGCGGTCTTACTCATTTTGGTAATCCGGCGCTTGAGCACTTCCGACGGACGACGCCTGTCGTCGTCCATGCCAGTCAGTGCCACGGCTGGATAAATCTGGGGGCGCAGAGCGAATGCGATCGCGTCCGCTCTTTTCTCACCACGACCGGGGTTGTTTATCGCGTCGAGCCGCCCAGCTCAGCGGTAGTCTCGGTCACGGTGGGCTCGGTTAGCCTTCCGGGGCACGATATTCCGGCCATTACGAGAGGGCTGCAGCAAGCGGGGTGGAGCAATCACGCCGATCCCGCGCGGATCAACGCCGCCGGCGTCGTCGTTCTCATGTGGATTCTCGTTCTTTTCCTGACGATGATCTATGGGCCCGCGGCGGCTTTCATGGTCGAGCTATTCCCGGCCGACGTTCGCTACACGTCGCTATCGCTGCCCTTTCATGTGGGCGCCGGATGGTTCGGCGGCATGCTGCCTTTGGTCGTTGCAGCTCTCGGCGCCGCGAGCGGCGATATCTATTTCGGCCTTTGGTATCCAGTCGGCGTCAGCGCGGTCTCCTTCATTATCGGCGCGCTGGCGATGCCAGAGACATTGCGCATGGATATAAACCGATATACGCCCGCCTCTACTCGAAGGCTTTGA
- a CDS encoding MarR family winged helix-turn-helix transcriptional regulator, giving the protein MPDIGEIELPTGHLWQRPGYLIRRLNQIHHALFFECCQEFIVTPVQYGLLTTLSERPGLDQTSLCLELGVDRTTMADVLRRLEQRGMVKREASEADGRHKLTYITPKGSRLMKKMYGKMREAQTRLLEPLPVAARIKFVELMTILVEANNQYGRTSVKAFE; this is encoded by the coding sequence GTGCCCGATATCGGCGAAATTGAACTGCCGACCGGACATTTATGGCAGCGACCCGGTTATCTGATCCGGCGGCTGAACCAGATTCACCACGCCCTATTCTTCGAGTGCTGCCAGGAGTTCATCGTCACGCCCGTTCAATATGGGCTGCTTACCACATTGTCCGAACGTCCGGGCCTCGACCAGACGTCCTTATGTCTGGAGCTCGGCGTCGATCGGACGACGATGGCGGATGTCCTGAGGCGGCTCGAACAGCGTGGGATGGTGAAGCGCGAGGCAAGCGAGGCCGACGGCCGCCATAAGCTGACTTACATCACGCCCAAGGGCAGCCGGCTGATGAAAAAGATGTATGGTAAGATGCGCGAGGCACAGACGAGGCTCCTCGAGCCGTTACCTGTGGCCGCCCGCATCAAGTTCGTCGAGCTAATGACGATACTTGTCGAGGCCAATAATCAATACGGTCGGACGTCCGTCAAAGCCTTCGAGTAG
- a CDS encoding ABC transporter ATP-binding protein, giving the protein MLQLTERRTTTVAPDYHAQLRDVSRVFERPRQAPLHAMGPVTIDFVRGEFFTVVGPSGCGKSSLLEIIAGLALPTSGEVIFEGRPHKGVPEGIGVIFQEDASFPWLTVADNVAFGLRRNGTDPAETKRRVDHALGLMGLREFARAYPTHLSGGMRQRVCIARTLVMQPRFILLDEPFGALDQQTRLIMGDELLKLWRETRATVLLITHALDEAAMLSDRVGVMSARPGRVIECVETGWPRDRTSEILSDPTFAKINAQLWRSLREEAIKLIGENRV; this is encoded by the coding sequence GTGCTTCAGCTAACTGAGCGGCGCACGACGACCGTGGCACCGGATTATCATGCCCAGTTAAGGGACGTCTCTCGCGTCTTCGAGCGGCCTCGTCAGGCGCCGTTGCATGCCATGGGTCCGGTGACGATCGACTTTGTGCGCGGCGAATTCTTCACCGTTGTCGGGCCGTCTGGCTGCGGCAAGTCTTCTTTGCTGGAAATCATCGCCGGACTTGCGCTGCCGACATCTGGAGAGGTGATTTTCGAGGGGCGGCCGCACAAAGGGGTGCCGGAAGGCATCGGCGTTATATTTCAGGAAGACGCGTCATTTCCGTGGTTGACCGTCGCCGACAACGTCGCCTTTGGTTTGCGCCGCAACGGAACGGATCCAGCGGAGACGAAACGCCGGGTCGATCATGCGCTCGGCTTAATGGGCCTTCGTGAATTCGCGCGCGCCTATCCGACGCATCTCTCTGGCGGGATGCGCCAGCGCGTCTGCATCGCGCGAACGCTTGTCATGCAGCCGCGTTTCATTTTGCTCGACGAGCCATTCGGGGCTCTGGATCAGCAGACGCGCCTCATCATGGGCGATGAACTGCTGAAGCTTTGGCGCGAAACACGCGCCACGGTTCTGCTGATCACTCATGCGCTCGACGAAGCTGCCATGTTGTCGGACCGTGTCGGCGTCATGTCGGCACGGCCAGGCCGCGTCATCGAATGCGTCGAGACAGGTTGGCCGCGCGACCGGACAAGTGAAATCCTAAGCGATCCAACCTTTGCCAAGATCAATGCGCAGCTCTGGCGCTCCTTACGCGAAGAGGCGATCAAGCTCATCGGCGAGAATAGGGTTTAA
- a CDS encoding ABC transporter permease subunit, protein MTRVAFLRMLFIVLGIAIVEGLCRSGIIPAMVLPAPSQIAASLYALLQAGTFTQAIVSTFASVAIAALISIAAGILIGVSVHRQQRLRAIVAPILDSYYAVPTFLFYPILILFLGVGRAAIVGIAVIMAVASMIIATLNGLDAVPRVQKRTARILRLNEVQTAFHVTLPSAMPYLFTGIKLTIAYAFIGVIASEFIMSGNGIGYEISNAYNTFDNQTMYGLMLLVIIVVCVVNGLMQWFDVRLHARRTR, encoded by the coding sequence ATGACGAGAGTAGCCTTTCTGCGTATGCTTTTTATCGTGCTGGGAATCGCAATCGTCGAAGGCCTTTGTCGGTCGGGCATAATCCCGGCGATGGTCCTACCGGCCCCATCGCAAATCGCAGCATCGCTTTATGCGCTGCTTCAGGCAGGAACGTTTACGCAAGCCATCGTTTCGACATTCGCCAGCGTCGCAATTGCGGCGCTCATTTCGATTGCCGCGGGCATCTTAATCGGGGTGTCGGTTCATCGGCAACAACGTTTGCGCGCAATTGTCGCGCCAATCCTCGACAGCTATTACGCGGTCCCGACGTTTCTCTTCTATCCGATCCTTATTCTGTTTCTGGGCGTTGGCCGCGCGGCCATCGTCGGGATTGCCGTCATCATGGCCGTTGCATCCATGATTATCGCAACGCTCAATGGTCTGGACGCCGTCCCCCGCGTGCAGAAGCGAACGGCGCGAATTTTGCGGCTCAATGAGGTCCAGACCGCATTCCACGTCACGCTTCCGTCGGCAATGCCCTACCTCTTCACCGGCATCAAGCTCACAATTGCTTATGCGTTTATTGGCGTCATCGCATCGGAATTCATCATGTCAGGCAATGGCATCGGATATGAAATATCCAATGCTTACAACACATTCGACAATCAAACGATGTACGGCCTGATGCTGCTGGTCATCATTGTAGTCTGTGTCGTCAACGGATTGATGCAATGGTTTGACGTCCGGTTACACGCGAGGAGAACCAGATGA
- a CDS encoding ABC transporter permease subunit yields MTSRLTYAGDIFAVGLVGLVIWQGLHWALGAGVLASPKNVCAALAETLTHAGFWEHASATLRALAAASVLSLLGGILLGVLLGIALTAGAVFEPILVSFYALPKVTLYPLILLTFGLGLSAKVAFGVLHGLIPVCLMTMNGVRQMPRAYLRSARVLQLTPMQTTLHIVMPAVLPTILSSVRLGFSLSLLGVLIGEMFAAKAGLGFLIMNAIAMNDMATLLALTFLLFAFAIFVNWALGFMINRIIVRRLGDAANG; encoded by the coding sequence ATGACTTCGCGCTTGACTTACGCTGGCGATATCTTCGCTGTCGGACTCGTCGGGCTCGTCATCTGGCAGGGCCTTCATTGGGCGCTGGGCGCGGGCGTCCTCGCATCTCCTAAGAACGTGTGCGCCGCTCTGGCTGAGACGCTCACGCACGCCGGATTCTGGGAGCACGCAAGTGCGACTCTCAGAGCGCTTGCGGCGGCCTCGGTTTTGTCGCTGCTCGGGGGCATTTTGCTCGGCGTCCTGCTGGGGATCGCGTTGACCGCAGGAGCGGTGTTCGAGCCCATTCTTGTGAGTTTCTATGCACTGCCGAAAGTGACGCTCTATCCGCTTATTCTCCTCACGTTCGGATTGGGGCTGTCGGCGAAGGTCGCGTTTGGAGTCTTGCACGGGTTGATTCCGGTTTGCCTGATGACGATGAATGGCGTGCGCCAGATGCCGCGCGCTTATTTACGCAGCGCGCGTGTGCTGCAACTGACTCCGATGCAAACGACGCTGCATATCGTCATGCCCGCCGTGTTACCGACGATCCTCTCGTCAGTAAGGCTAGGGTTTTCCTTGAGCCTGCTTGGGGTGCTGATCGGCGAAATGTTCGCTGCAAAGGCGGGCCTCGGATTTCTGATCATGAATGCCATTGCCATGAACGACATGGCAACGCTTCTCGCACTGACATTTTTGCTCTTTGCCTTCGCGATCTTCGTGAACTGGGCGTTGGGATTTATGATCAACCGCATAATCGTCCGTCGGCTGGGCGACGCGGCGAATGGATAG
- a CDS encoding UbiD family decarboxylase translates to MMAEKTKTHAYCYDDLRGWLAAADELGEVRNISGLSWEREIGMASAILQRDGAAPCGLFDDIPGVEKGFRVLTNLFGGRRASVTLGFSAGLTRFQLSDAFLSVYKNPNNKPVPHVIVESGPIFENTYFGVDVDLNIFPAPQWHEEDGGRYIGTGCYCVTRDPESGWLNQGTYRVMLHGKNSVGIYISPGKHGRMHLDKYMERGEKMPIAVVLGGNPMQFLLTGNEVPFGVSEYDVLGGLYGRPVECVKGRITGLPFPKSAEIVLEGWIEPGDVREEGPLGEWTGYYASGSRAEPVMRVEAVYHRNDPIILGCVHEVGPTEYSRFRAVTRSALLKEALKAAGIPDVSAVWAHEVGGARMLLGVAIKQRYGGHSKQAGHVASQCQAGAYAGKYVVVVDDDIDVSNLDELLWAMLTRSDPASSIDVITGAWSTPLDPRIPPDQRARGDFTNSRAIIDACRPYAWRDQFPKVNLPPRNVREEAQERFGWMVAPPQKQSNVI, encoded by the coding sequence ATGATGGCCGAGAAAACCAAGACACATGCATATTGTTACGACGACCTGCGCGGATGGCTCGCTGCGGCGGATGAGCTCGGCGAAGTTCGTAATATCTCCGGCCTGTCGTGGGAGCGGGAAATCGGAATGGCGAGCGCGATTCTGCAGCGCGACGGGGCGGCGCCGTGCGGCTTGTTCGACGACATTCCCGGAGTGGAGAAGGGCTTTCGCGTCCTGACGAATCTCTTTGGCGGCCGCCGGGCCAGTGTGACTCTCGGCTTTTCCGCTGGGCTGACCCGTTTTCAGCTCAGTGATGCGTTTCTCAGTGTCTACAAGAATCCGAACAACAAGCCCGTGCCGCATGTCATCGTCGAGTCGGGGCCGATTTTTGAGAACACCTATTTCGGCGTAGACGTCGATCTGAACATTTTTCCCGCGCCGCAATGGCACGAAGAAGATGGCGGCCGCTACATCGGCACGGGTTGCTATTGCGTCACGCGCGATCCCGAAAGCGGCTGGCTGAACCAGGGCACCTACCGCGTGATGCTACACGGCAAAAATAGTGTCGGCATCTACATATCACCCGGCAAACATGGCCGCATGCATCTCGATAAATATATGGAGCGCGGCGAGAAAATGCCGATCGCCGTCGTGCTTGGCGGCAACCCCATGCAATTCCTGCTGACAGGAAACGAGGTTCCATTTGGCGTCTCGGAATACGACGTCTTGGGTGGCCTCTACGGACGTCCCGTCGAATGCGTGAAAGGCCGGATCACAGGGCTGCCATTTCCGAAAAGCGCGGAGATTGTCCTGGAGGGCTGGATCGAACCCGGCGACGTACGGGAAGAGGGTCCGCTCGGCGAATGGACGGGATATTACGCGTCGGGCTCTCGTGCAGAACCCGTCATGCGCGTTGAGGCTGTCTATCATCGCAATGATCCGATCATTCTCGGTTGTGTCCACGAAGTCGGACCCACAGAATATTCGCGATTTCGAGCGGTCACCCGATCGGCGCTTCTAAAGGAGGCGCTGAAGGCGGCGGGCATTCCAGACGTTTCGGCGGTCTGGGCGCATGAGGTCGGGGGCGCCCGCATGCTTCTAGGTGTGGCGATCAAGCAGCGCTATGGCGGTCATTCGAAGCAAGCCGGCCATGTCGCCTCGCAATGTCAAGCGGGCGCCTATGCCGGCAAATATGTCGTTGTGGTTGACGATGACATTGACGTGTCGAATCTCGACGAACTTCTGTGGGCGATGCTGACTCGGTCTGATCCCGCAAGTTCGATTGACGTTATCACCGGCGCTTGGTCCACCCCGCTCGATCCGCGCATACCGCCCGACCAGCGTGCACGCGGCGATTTCACCAACAGTCGTGCGATTATCGACGCCTGCCGGCCGTACGCTTGGCGCGATCAATTTCCCAAGGTCAATCTTCCGCCCCGAAACGTTCGTGAAGAAGCGCAGGAAAGATTCGGCTGGATGGTCGCGCCGCCGCAAAAACAATCAAACGTCATCTAG
- a CDS encoding ABC transporter substrate-binding protein — protein MIKNSMTRFAAGFVALCTLASTAVMADDISVTQWGASLTGLPYIVALEKGLFQKGGANVTGVIGSGGGGSTVRNILASPLPYGEVSLDAAVSAKQHGLDIIIVNIGTRRLPGSSVVTLEPAIRSLKDLAGKKAAITTPRSVSEMAFVLGLKQAGVTIGDVTRVSAGGYAQGLTMLDHGAVDAASLIEPLSLYQQGKYREVTSLMNTLPPMVITVGITTRSFAKANPQVIRAIIAAREAAVKAVYADPKAALASLAGSPAYKIPPAIAAQTLQHMIAGRTLSEGAFNQAELDRTLEGLRLVGAVEGDVDWNALIDKSYLPEDLKGK, from the coding sequence ATGATCAAGAATTCAATGACACGATTTGCGGCAGGCTTCGTCGCGCTCTGCACCTTGGCCTCCACCGCCGTGATGGCCGACGATATCTCGGTGACGCAATGGGGCGCGAGTCTCACGGGGCTGCCCTATATCGTCGCGTTGGAAAAGGGGCTTTTCCAGAAAGGCGGCGCGAACGTCACCGGGGTCATAGGCTCAGGGGGCGGTGGATCGACGGTGCGGAATATCCTCGCCAGTCCACTTCCTTATGGCGAAGTATCGCTCGACGCGGCGGTGTCTGCAAAGCAGCACGGTCTCGATATCATCATTGTGAATATCGGCACACGGCGACTGCCGGGCTCGTCGGTTGTCACTTTGGAGCCGGCGATCAGGAGCCTGAAGGATCTGGCCGGCAAGAAGGCCGCAATCACGACTCCGAGGTCCGTGTCCGAAATGGCCTTTGTCCTCGGATTGAAACAGGCGGGTGTGACGATCGGCGATGTGACGCGGGTTTCAGCGGGCGGCTATGCGCAGGGCCTGACGATGCTGGATCATGGCGCGGTGGACGCCGCGTCCCTCATCGAACCCCTCTCCTTGTATCAGCAAGGCAAATATAGGGAGGTTACAAGCCTCATGAACACGCTTCCGCCTATGGTCATCACAGTCGGAATCACAACACGCTCCTTTGCCAAAGCCAATCCACAAGTCATCCGCGCGATTATCGCGGCGCGCGAGGCCGCGGTGAAGGCGGTGTATGCCGACCCAAAGGCGGCGCTTGCAAGTCTCGCCGGCTCGCCTGCTTATAAAATTCCGCCGGCGATCGCAGCCCAGACGCTTCAACATATGATTGCAGGCCGAACGCTGAGCGAAGGCGCATTTAATCAGGCGGAACTCGATCGAACGCTTGAAGGATTGCGGCTTGTCGGCGCCGTCGAAGGCGATGTTGATTGGAATGCGCTCATCGACAAAAGTTACCTGCCGGAGGATCTCAAGGGCAAGTAG
- a CDS encoding TIGR02444 family protein produces MLPLDADELWTFSLRFYGNDAVCASCLALQDDCGADVNVLMLAFFAATRGAQFASPFSADPSEPSNAWRESLVVPIRRVRRSLKNTSFTANVANVGQFKKSLQAVELEAERIQQRLLIETGRFTAADLPPSELARLNIEVYARGLDQGLDETHVARLHQIFTNDYSHRPPPAMGAPD; encoded by the coding sequence ATGCTCCCTTTAGATGCAGACGAGCTTTGGACTTTTTCTCTACGCTTCTACGGTAACGATGCTGTCTGCGCGTCTTGCCTCGCGTTGCAAGACGATTGCGGTGCCGACGTTAATGTCCTCATGCTTGCTTTCTTTGCGGCGACCCGCGGCGCGCAGTTCGCAAGCCCATTTTCCGCCGATCCGAGCGAACCGTCGAACGCGTGGCGCGAAAGCCTCGTCGTCCCGATACGCCGTGTCAGGCGCAGCCTCAAAAACACATCTTTCACCGCGAACGTCGCCAACGTCGGCCAATTCAAGAAATCGCTGCAGGCCGTCGAATTGGAAGCGGAGCGCATTCAGCAAAGATTGCTCATTGAAACCGGACGTTTCACGGCCGCCGATCTTCCGCCATCCGAGCTCGCGCGGCTGAATATCGAGGTTTACGCGCGCGGGCTAGATCAGGGCCTGGACGAAACACACGTCGCGCGTCTGCATCAGATCTTTACGAACGACTACTCTCATCGCCCTCCGCCAGCGATGGGCGCGCCTGATTAG
- a CDS encoding flavin reductase family protein, translating into MFYTPESRDKTLLPHDPFKALIAPRPIGWVSTKGRSGAVNLAPYSFFNAICESPPMIMFSSHGRKDSLTFAEETREFVWNMATYDLREAMNRTAAVLPRGENEFTCAGLEMAKSHFVAPPRVAASPAALECKVTDIQQILDIEGAPTEDYLVFGQVVGVYIGDAFVRDGRIDAAAMLPLARCGYMDYVVASTLFEMPRPPRV; encoded by the coding sequence GTGTTTTATACACCCGAATCCCGTGACAAAACGTTGCTGCCGCATGATCCGTTTAAAGCGCTGATAGCCCCGAGGCCGATCGGCTGGGTTTCAACCAAAGGGCGTAGCGGCGCGGTTAATCTCGCGCCTTATTCATTCTTCAACGCGATCTGCGAAAGCCCTCCGATGATCATGTTTTCCTCGCATGGCCGTAAGGATTCACTGACCTTTGCTGAAGAGACACGTGAATTCGTCTGGAACATGGCGACATACGACTTGCGCGAAGCGATGAACCGGACGGCGGCGGTGCTGCCGCGCGGCGAAAACGAGTTCACCTGTGCCGGATTGGAAATGGCCAAGTCGCACTTCGTTGCGCCGCCGCGCGTGGCAGCTAGCCCCGCTGCCCTCGAATGCAAAGTCACCGACATTCAGCAGATTCTGGATATCGAGGGGGCGCCGACGGAGGATTACCTCGTCTTTGGCCAGGTCGTTGGCGTTTATATTGGCGACGCTTTCGTGCGCGATGGACGCATTGACGCCGCGGCGATGCTGCCTCTCGCCCGTTGCGGTTACATGGACTACGTCGTGGCAAGCACGCTATTCGAAATGCCGCGACCGCCGCGAGTCTGA
- a CDS encoding carbohydrate porin, with translation MLIRKMGTVALAAGMGCFSAFGALAQHQDQGTTASPLTIPGHPPPPSTLTDQEQGYFFNLTPYGAQIGQDLADRGIYITGRTLEEGIGAASGGFHRGTFYEGYTSLGTDLDMGRIAGIQGGSVHILFDDLSGAQFQTYSGSTLVYNRVLGMKPAFRLNEFSYEQNFGKLDVRVGRVPIGPEFDYSEANCQFIYAMCALPVGYGNVRGAPTYATASWAAVAQYRFTRNFYVNAGAYEDEPLLNLSGHLNMPGEDWAPDKFRGVTLPVQIGYRESMKQTMYPFAVDIGGFYDTGDYTDLLLNSAGQIHALSGGAQQLDHGKSGMWLQGQKVLFRPEGGESQRNLMAFGGLNFTTSGVAAIQRTAYAGMSYTGLLPNRPNDTLNFMGMYIGLSDSFVDNVDATLRKNGILGSLNSSEAYVELNYGVALAPGVVLKPSFDYIFNPDQLGVAHPVDNLHHAMFIGLALSAFWPETFGLPRLGG, from the coding sequence ATGTTGATTCGGAAGATGGGTACGGTCGCATTGGCGGCCGGAATGGGATGCTTCTCCGCCTTCGGGGCGTTGGCGCAGCATCAGGACCAGGGTACGACGGCGTCCCCGCTCACAATTCCCGGGCATCCTCCGCCGCCGTCGACACTAACTGATCAGGAGCAAGGTTACTTCTTCAACTTGACGCCGTATGGGGCGCAAATCGGCCAGGACCTTGCGGATAGGGGAATCTACATTACCGGACGAACGTTGGAGGAAGGAATCGGCGCGGCGTCCGGCGGTTTCCATCGGGGCACGTTCTACGAGGGTTATACATCACTGGGCACCGACCTTGACATGGGCCGGATCGCCGGCATTCAGGGCGGCTCGGTCCATATCCTTTTCGACGATCTGAGCGGCGCGCAGTTTCAAACTTATTCGGGGAGCACGCTGGTCTACAATCGCGTGCTCGGCATGAAACCGGCCTTTCGGCTTAACGAATTCTCCTACGAACAAAACTTCGGTAAGCTGGACGTCCGCGTCGGTCGTGTACCGATCGGCCCGGAGTTTGATTATTCAGAAGCGAACTGCCAATTCATCTATGCAATGTGCGCGCTGCCGGTGGGATACGGCAACGTACGTGGCGCGCCGACCTATGCGACTGCATCGTGGGCTGCCGTTGCGCAATATCGCTTTACGCGCAATTTCTATGTCAATGCCGGCGCTTATGAAGATGAGCCGTTGTTGAATTTGTCGGGTCACCTGAACATGCCCGGCGAAGATTGGGCTCCCGACAAATTCCGTGGCGTCACACTTCCTGTCCAGATTGGCTACCGGGAGAGTATGAAGCAGACGATGTATCCCTTCGCGGTCGATATCGGTGGCTTCTATGACACAGGTGATTATACCGATCTGCTTTTGAACTCGGCGGGGCAGATTCATGCGCTGTCTGGCGGCGCGCAGCAACTCGATCACGGAAAGAGTGGCATGTGGCTGCAGGGCCAGAAGGTGCTATTTCGCCCTGAAGGTGGCGAAAGCCAACGCAATCTGATGGCGTTTGGCGGTCTTAACTTCACGACCAGCGGTGTTGCCGCCATTCAGCGTACGGCTTACGCGGGTATGAGCTACACAGGTTTGCTGCCGAATCGCCCGAACGACACTTTGAACTTCATGGGCATGTATATCGGGCTGAGCGATTCCTTCGTCGACAACGTCGATGCCACGCTTCGCAAGAATGGAATCCTGGGATCACTTAATAGTTCAGAGGCATATGTCGAGCTGAACTACGGCGTTGCGCTGGCGCCAGGCGTCGTCCTGAAGCCTTCGTTCGATTACATCTTCAACCCTGACCAGCTCGGCGTCGCGCACCCGGTCGATAATCTTCATCATGCGATGTTTATCGGCCTGGCGCTCTCGGCCTTCTGGCCCGAGACTTTTGGTCTACCGCGGCTTGGCGGCTAG